Within Channa argus isolate prfri chromosome 4, Channa argus male v1.0, whole genome shotgun sequence, the genomic segment TTTATGAGgacattttaattattctttatgaaaacatttaaattatttgaatttaatttcttAGGATGTTCTGTTACTTGTGTTTCTGTAACTTTACCACATGAGGTGCAGTAAAATCATTCCTTCAGTATTTCACTATCGTGATATAAAGCTATAaaagcatgtttaaaatgtaggaAATTGTACCAGGCATGAATTCAGAAAAGTAAACTGATTAAGTAATTTTTGCTTTGATTAAatattgaaccactgaccatgGAACCAAGGTtaaatattttccatatctGAATTTTGAAACAAATGTGGAACCTTTTCTGAATGAAATTGTGTAACACAGTTTTCATTCCTACATTGCACCCTTGTCCTTATTTGCTTATATAAAACCAAACTGTCCTCTTATCACTGTAAAATATCAGCTGAACTCAGTTTACAGAAGACCTACAGAGAATTGTAACACTTGTAaagttaaaaacttaaaataaaaattataacatGAAACATTCAATTTCAACTCTCAGTCTGAGGGAACAAATACATAGATTTCAAgtttataattacatttgaatACATGACACAGCATAACTGGTCATCACTGTGCTTTATAGATGCAATATAAGGAGACTTTTTATTGTTCAAATAATGTAATACATCTCAGTTACATTGCACTCCCAAGTGACTCAGAGAAACTTTTGAAGTTTATTCAAATTCAAACTGCTGATGTCCCCCCACtccctaaaaaaataaaaaatcttgcAAATCATTGACTTGGCTCAGTTTAACAGCGTGGTGGTAACTGTTCCTCACCAGTGACAGTGGCAGGCTGTATTCACAGATGGCTACGCTGTTCTCAGTGCTGACTTTGTTCATGGCATTGGTCAACAAAAGGATCAGAGCAGCCAGGAGGTCTGCAAGTGCAAGCTGCACCAGGAGGTGCACCTGAACATGATTTAGAACAAAAAAATGATTCACGTTAGACATTAATCATGCCGAAAATACAGTGACACAGAAACACTTACCACCAAAaccagagacacacacaaaaaacatgcaaatagaaACAGTGATACAATTGCACCCACCTGTTCTCTTAGATGCCTCCATCTTACTATGGAAACCACCAGAACAGAAAAACTCCCAATCACGCTGCAGTTAATCAAAAGTAAGTGACATATTAACTAAGTTCATAGAGTGAAAAatcacagaaatacatttattttagccAAATTCCTGACCAGGACTTCAAGGTTTCAAACTTATAAAGTTAAAGATAACACTTAACTTGATTGAAGTTTATTGAACAGCCTAGTGAGCATGATGTTGTTGTCTAAAAGACAGCTTAACTCAGGCACATGTGACATTTGCACtaaaaaaatgctataaaatgacacattgcTTGAAATCTTAACTCTCCTCTTGGTGCCATAGAAACCTCACACAGAGGATAATACGGATATTTTCCCCCACTTTATTACTTCAACTTCAATTTGTCCtttgtctttggttttcctTTCATTATCACAAGCTGAGGAAAGAAGGCGAAATACGCTCAAACAAAGACACGGTTTCcttgtgattgtgtttttccaaatgAAGGTCTAAGGTAGCTGCAACTATTCAAGGAGCATATACAACTCAGTGTGGAATACTATATTTCTAGTAATCAATATATGTGGCAATGCCCTTGATAATAGAAAAAAGACATGATCAAAACACACTGAAGGAATTCACCAAATAAACATAAGTCAGCATCGTGCTGCGTGTTGATCTActgattttgctgttgttattAAACAACCTAGTTATTCAACAGCCTTGGAAGTGATTCAAGCAGGTCATTGAAAATATATAAGAAAGCATATTACCTGGGAGTTAGTGTTACTAGGTATGTAGTAGAAAGAACATcaatctgaaaacacacaattcgacatgttttcagaaatgtgtgGTATTTCAGATTTCTACTGCACACAACAATATTAGGTTAAATATAATGCCTACCTGATACCCGTTTAGTAAACCATTGAGCTCCATGGTAAATATCCAGTCTATCCAAAACTCACAGTCTGTTTGTGCCTATAACCTGTCTCCACAACAGGCCTTTGTGAAAATGTCTTTCCCTCCTCCCAGTAATATGTTCCATTAGTGTTTTTCCTTTATAAATGTCTGCTACCTTGTCACATGCTGCTGTTTTGACTCCACCTTTGAGTGCATGATCCTGTTTCTGGGTTGGAATCCCCATGTGAAATTGTATTTTGATTTATAGCCAATGTtttaagagacaaagacaagtaGGGAATACAAGAAAGCAGTGGAATTAAATTTCCTGTGTACTATTTGAAGTTTTATCATACCTTGGGTATGCCAGTTGAATTTCCTACCGAAACCACAGATGCAGATGTTTGTCTGGCGGTTATTTGCCCTGCTGCCAAGATGAGTGTTTATCAGATTTTGTGAGAATATTCCTAAAAATattcatgaaaatatttttgtaatgtgtATCTTGCTGCTTTGATGCCTAACAgcttcagacacacactctcactcatTGACAGTGCAGCCTTCCACTAGGTTAGACCTTGGACACACACGGGTTACAAATTGTAGACGTCTGTGTTGAAGGGGCATCTAGTGGTGGGAATCGGCCTTGCATCGTTCATCCTGATGAAAACAAGTCTTTAGTTGTAATGTAttgcattttatattgtttgtctGTAAAATATTCTGGCAAAATCTACTGTATAATTAGGGCAGTTTAAAGTTGTATAAAAACACCCAAAGGTATCAGAAAGGGGCTGTTTAATTGtcgttgtgtatgtgtgctaaTAAAGTTGATTCAAACTGATGACGTCGCGTATTCCACGTTGGCCCGGACGTGGCAGTCGGCAGCAGAGTCCTCTGGATATCTGAGTAACCGGACGCTTGAACTACTATTACACTGTGTTACTTCTGTGGCTAATAGAAGAGCTTCTTTTATAGATTCAAACGTCCTCTGACAGTCATGGGGCTCACAATCTCGTCGATATTTGGCCGGCTttttggcaaaaaacaaatgaggatTTTGATGGGTGAGTAGAAGCTGTTTTTGGCAGCGGCATGGTTTGTAGCCTCGGTGTTAGCTAAGTGCAGCTGTAGCTAGCGTTTGGAGAGTTGTTAGCGTTAGCTAACCATAACGTTAGTTCTTGATAGATGTATTAGCAGGGGCTtttaaattagacatttttgGACATAGGTGgaatcaaaacacacacaagagcCATTTagtcaacttttattttgtaataattttattaaactaATGTTAGATATTTCAACAAAGGGTTTACTAGCATCTGGATATAACGGGGTAAAATTAAAAGTTGACTTTTCCTGAAAGACATTTTGTAATAGtcttttataattatattttttttattaaaagatttGCCTCAAATTTTAGTATTGTCTGTTGCCAGCAATTAGTTACATCCCAAAAGGCCAGACGTTGGATAAAATGTTGGATAAAATATAAACGACCCTCGTCCCATAATCTACATGAAATCCATAGTTTGTAGTTAGTTTGCTTTTTAGTAGTTACTAACCCTAACGTGTTAGATGATAACTCGTTGTGGAATTCGCTGCTGTCTCTTATTGTAAGTTACCTCTTATGACGTTAGAAGAGTAAGTAAGCCTTTTTCCGGATGGTAAGGGAGTAATAGGTTCTGGATATAATTAGTATATACAATACTATCAGCCTGGATCATCGTATGCATTTTTCTTTGAGTAACTGATGTAAATGAGTCAGTATAGAGGATTCGCAGTCTTAGGTACACAGTGCGGCCTCTGCTGTCAAATTATTAGAACGTTTTACGTAATATCACTATTTTGTCATCCACAGTTCTATCCTTCCTTGGATACAACTGTTAATTGTACTTGTACTATATTTTCTCTGTAGTTGGGCTGGATGCCGCTGGAAAAACCACAATCTTGTACAAACTGAAGCTTGGTGAAATTGTAACCACTATCCCAACCATTGGTAAGATATGCCATCAAAAGCTTATTTTCGTTTCTTTTGATTGCCTAATATGTGCCTCACATGTTTCACAATGGAATATTGCGACTTACTATTATTAAGCTCTCTCCCGTCTCTTTTAAAGGTTTCAATGTGGAGACTGTAGAatataaaaacatcagtttCACTGTATGGGACGTGGGTGGCCAGGACAAGATCAGACCACTCTGGAGACATTATTTTCAGAACACACAGGTATGATTCTGGCTGTCTCAGTGCTGGGTGACCACTTTATATTAACTAGGCAAGCCTAAGTCAGTTtttagtgggggggggggaaagtaATAGCATTGAGGAGCAGTAGTATTTGACATCTCTTGTATGCTTACATAACCATGTAaagtatattttataatatatattaccATTTATTATACTTTCTGTTTGGCAACTTGCCACTGTTGGTTAAAGTACActaatattgtatttatttgtactaTTTTGTAagatttttgaataaataactgaaatgaTAGCATTCTTTaataccttttttaaatttagaatttAGGTTTCACTTCTCCAAATTCATTAATTGATGTGATTTAGTCTGTATATTCATTACTTGCAGGAAATCTAACCACTTTAACTGTGTTTCCCATCTAGGGTCTCATTTTTGTAGTGGATAGTAACGATAGAGAACGAGTGGCAGAGTCTGCAGAAGAGCTCTCAAAGATGGTAGGTGTTATCTTTAGCTCTGTAAAGATAGAATTGCATTGTTTGAGTGCAGTGTACTGTGcaatttttaagaaatgtgttttattatttttgattattGTCCTGACATGCAGAGTAGcagttttcctttatttaaaattttttttaatgtatgtataTTGTATTTAAGTATTGCCAccaattttttcctttttttgacaAGAAGGCATCTTATCCTAAAAGCCCCCGTTGGATTTAAACTAGAGTGTTTTCTTTATGTAGCCAGCTTCTTGGACCTCAAAACCATACACCCCCAAAACTGTGTATAACATCTTAGTCATTTTTGATGCTAACTTGTCTGGCTCATATCTctaactgcattttgttttctaatttctaaAACAATTCAATGTAATGTACCTGTGGAAAAAAATCTTAATGTTTTAAACCTCCTTAAAGATTGAAAGGAAACAAGAAATAATATCTTGCTGTAGATGTGATGTGTTTAACATTATATTTTAGAGCTGATATTCTAGTCTGTTTTCTGACCTTCTAGTTGCTGGAGGATGAGTTAAAAGATGCTGTTTTGCTGGTGTTTGCTAACAAACAGGACCTTCCCAATGCcttatcagtcagtgaactcaCAGACAAACTTGGCCTACATGCTCTCCGCAACAAAACTGTAAGTATGTCCCTCCAGGAATGCGCAGTGTTAATTTAACAAATCCTCTGTGAATACTGTGCGAGCCTTGCATTTTGAAATCTTGTAAAACCAGagcaacatgcatcacaatttttcagaaaaatgaaaattgggCATTTTAGGCTGTAACTatcacaaaaatgtcaatttttgaATGGACTAATAAACATTCTCCCCACACCTGCAGGAAAATTCAAAGCTGTAGAAATGCACAAAGCTGCAATCATATACAACTATCTTTTACCATATAATCTGTTGACTCCACAGTGGCACATTGAGTCAACCTGTGCTACCCAGGGCACTGGGCTGTACGAAGGTCTTGACTGGCTATCCAAAGAGCTCTCCAAGAACTAATGAAGGACCAGCTGGACAGATGAGCGAGTGGGAGAGAAAGACTGAACATCACAGGACAGCAGAGAAGGCACAGACATTAAATTCCAGAAACACTTGGTCTTTCAGTACCAATGCTTACAGAAAGAACAACGCTGGTTGACAACATATAATCATCTTTGGgaaatttcattatttctttttttttgttttgttttgtatattttcagttttttttgtttgttggctTTGTTATCAATACTATTACCATACATCTCTTAACGTAGTCTGTATGTCTCTTTCTCCTTTACTTCTCTGAACTCTCACATGACGACAAGTTGTAATTATACGTTCACTTGCACTGGTGAGCAAACAGCCTTTTAGGATAAATCATGGAAACAATGAATAGAGTTATGAGAGTTCTTTTTCCACTCCTTTCTAGGCAGGGTTTGCAGTAATCAACCACTTGTATAATTAATGGGGTTAATGTATATCCATTTTTGAGCCAAGGTTggtatgatatgatatgataataAAACTCAAGACTTTTGGGAAAGGACGACTTGTAGGCTGCCACAAGCTGTTCATCCTAAAAGTCCCTCATGAGTATTTGACTCCCTCACAGACTTGACCCTTGGCTTGCACTGTGTCCTCAATCTCATGTAGAGGATGAACAAAGGTTGCAGTCATTTCACAGATAGATTTTGTTCGTGATGTGGAACCATGTGGGCTCCCAGTAAATGGTTCCAAAAAGGAACATTGTGCCTTTTGGTCCCTCTGTAGACAAATCTGAGTTattcttttcttatttcataCTTAGGCCTGCATCTctctaaaaatgcttttgtaaAAGATTTGTAGATTGCTTCCTTGCAAGACTTCACTTTCAGCCAGGATTATATCCTATTTGGACATTTATTGCCTTGTCCCTACTCATCTTCCTTCCTTGTTTTAAACCTCCATGAAAAACAGACTTGGTTAAATTTTCAGTTCTTCTATCCACCCTAAcagcatatatttttttaagtaaaatgaggaaggaaacattttcagtgttgaCACAGTTTTGGTGTCGGTGCAACATTAAATAGTATGCTTTTTCTAATAgtatctttttttacttttgtttgttgttttttttggcagcaCTTTGTGCTGACTTTGTATTGTCTGATGTCAAATAGGatataaataaattctgttttattctatCGCTCTTAAAATCTCAAAACATACCTGCACAGTTTGTTTTGGTATACATTCCAACCTATGCTTGCAGAAGCTGAAGCTGAAATTCTTAGAAaggattaaaaatattttgcaaaaaaagcTTAGAATAAAgccagtgttaaaaaaaaaaggtgctttTGACTACTCATTACTGATGAGACCTAGTTGTCTCTTTGCATGTATTTTATGCATTTACCTGTTATATTTAAGAATATATTTAAGATTTGTTCTGACTACTGTATTTCCAGAAGCTAAAATCAGGTCATGCTTTCTTAAGTTTCAGATTTAGTGTCTTATTCTTGGCATGTTCTGTCATAATCTGTGGCTGATAAGGGGAAGTGGGGTGTTTCGCCACCAACTCAGTTTAAGCCTTTGACTTAGGATCTTGGCAAACAACTATGCCCCTGATCTGTCTTAAGTATATTTGACTTTCAATCTACCACACTTCTTACCACATTTATCATTAATATGCCTTTGTCTACGTTAGGTGACCGTCTATTACTATCTGCACAGCATTTACGCTGCTTCTGCTGTCCTGTTCAAATTAACAACTACCAGATAACCTTACGGTTTTAAATGACTACAAAGCATATTAATCCAAATGCTTCCGCGTAAGTCTGCCACCTTTTACAGCCAGGAAATTGTTGTTTACTAAAGCAGAGACCACTGGCTTTTTGTTTAaagaatttttattaaaaattgagGTGAAATAGAGAATTTCCTTTTAGAAAaggtgtgtttaaatgtgtatgtaATTGTTTTCAATGTAGTCATTTGTAGAAATATGGTGGAACACTTGTCAGCACCAAAGTAAAGTCAGAGGTGCACGCATGCAGACAATAACACTAACATCTTCATGACCTTTACACAATAATGAGCAAATAAAGTGGGAAAAAATTAGAAAAGAACAATAATTTTTCTCTTGTTGACAGTCTAGTTGGGCAGGCATTTTTTATTTTcgttctttcggcttatcctgtaaatttagggtcgccacagcagatcgtttgtctgcattttgatttggcacaattttttaCGCCGGTTGCATCCCTCCAACTATAGCCGATATGTGGAAACTCGCTCTCTGTTGTGATTCGTccttaaaaatgaatttcacaGATTTTATGAAATCCCCAATTTCTAGCTGGtctgggactggcactgcatggctggcAATTGGGATGGGCAGTatggggttcagtgtattgccTAGAGACAGTTCTACATATGGTTgggaacctccgaccctatggtcagtaggagGCCACTCTACTAACTGAGCCCTAGCTGGGCAGGCATGAATGTATAAAATAGTTAATGGTATAAATCTAAGGATTGTAGACTTAGCTCTCTGTCATTTAAATGGCAAGTCTGTCTTTACAGCTAAGTATAAACGCTTTTCTGTTATGTTGGTCATTATGATGGAGGTCATATATAAGGATGAGACACAACCTTTGTGTTTATTGCTGTGTATATGGAGAGTGTAAATGTCACCTCTGACGTCACTGGGCAGTAAACTAAAACACCTTATATTTGTAAATCATGTCCACAATACAGTCCCCGAAAGGTTTGGTgagttaaattgtttttttttttgttttttgtttttgtccttttcggcttatcccgtgagttcagggtcgccacagcagatcatcgtccacatgttgatttggcacagtttttacgctggatgcccttcctgacgccaccctcccaaatttctaccgggcttggaccggcactgcacagctggggagtggaatgggctgttaggggttcagtgtcttgcccagagacacttcgacatatagccagggccagggatcaaaccactcaccttgtggtccgtggacgactgcccttACCACCTGAGCTAATTTAAATCTCCatggtaattatttttttaaatggagaaaAACTATAGCCTATATGTGGAAGCCACCTTTTATGATTTGTCCTTAAAAAATAAGATTTTCTAATGAATTTCACAGATTTTATGAAGTCAGGATTTGTATATTGGTTTTCAACAACTCATTCTTTTACACTTATCTTTACAGTCTTCCTCTGAAAtactacacattttaaaatctcttcagattgtttgaaatgagaggaaatgctgatgtgttttaatatgaGGTTGCACAAAGATTTCACTGTTTTTTCAGATGAAACAGACCCACAATCTAAGTAAATCAAGTATGAAGTCTTAGGCGGTGCCAGGTAATTAGGACATCTACACACAGTCCTTAAACGTGCAATGGAGGTATAAGCATTATATAATTGGCTTGCTCTTATGTGTGAATGTCTGTTCTAATGTATTTATGACAGCTTATCAGGCTTAGTGAAGCTGGGTCAGTGCAGTTCTGTGAGTGTATGTAACTCAGCAGTAGCGTGTGTTAGAGGAGCATGTGTAGTTTGAAGTTTGGTTGAAATATATAATAGAATATAAAATACTTGCATTGCATTCTGCAGCTCTGGAGTACAGGATGATGCCGACTTTCACTCCACACATACCTGTACCGAGGCCCTCCTACTCACAGGCCAGGGAAAACCTGGTAAAAGCTATACCACCAAAACTCCTTTGTCTGCTGGCCTGCGGAGGAAAAGACTGTCGCTACGAGGGACCCGAGTGTTGGAAGTTAAATCAGCAGGTCATTCGAGGCCTTTTTTCCTCCTGGTGAGACTGTTTGTTTCATTGCTGTGTTAGATAAtatggcaaaaactgtaagtgtCAGTTTTACTGATTATGACTTTCTACCTGTCCCAGGGTGACAGACGATATAATTGCCATGGCACGACCGTCAAATCATCTAATTGAGAAGTACAACATCATTGAACAGTTTCAAAGGTAATCGCTATTCATTGTTGTACCCGcactgtttgtgttgttctgcTAGAATCATGAACACTGAGCTTTGACAACTAACAGGCCTCGTTGTTTTTCTGTAGTCACCTACTGTCttgataattttacatttttctcaggTTGAACATCAAATCAATCATCAACATGCAGCTCCCAGGGGAGCATGCTCACTGCGGACCTCCCCTAGATCCTGAAAGTGGTTTCACATACTCTCCCCAGAGCTTCATGGAGAATGACAGTGAGACTCTGA encodes:
- the LOC137125968 gene encoding ADP-ribosylation factor 4-like, with the translated sequence MGLTISSIFGRLFGKKQMRILMVGLDAAGKTTILYKLKLGEIVTTIPTIGFNVETVEYKNISFTVWDVGGQDKIRPLWRHYFQNTQGLIFVVDSNDRERVAESAEELSKMLLEDELKDAVLLVFANKQDLPNALSVSELTDKLGLHALRNKTWHIESTCATQGTGLYEGLDWLSKELSKN